The Marinobacter sp. SS13-12 sequence CGGCCTGACCACAGGGTTCAAGGATCTGGACGAGTGGACATCCGGTATGCAGCCGTCCGACCTGTTGATTGTGGCAGGGCGACCCTCCATGGGTAAGACCACCTTTGCCATGAACATCGTCGAGAACGCGCTGATCAGCACCAGCACGCCGATTTTGGTGTTCAGCATGGAGATGCCCGCGGATGCACTGGTGATGCGTATGCTGTCGTCCCTGGGACGGATCGACCAGAGCCGGATCCGCAGTGGCAAGCTGGAAGAGGATGACTGGCCCAGGCTTACCTCGGCCGTCAGCCTGTTGAAGGACAAGCCGCTTTACATTGATGACACGCCGGGCCTGAGCCCGACGGAGATGCGCTCTCGCGCCCGCCGTATTGCCCGTGAGAACAACGGCCAGCTTGGCCTGATCATGGTGGATTACCTTCAGTTGATGCGGGTGCCGGGTAACACCGAGGGCCGTACCGCCGAGATTTCCGAGATTTCCCGGTCCCTTAAAGGCATCGCCAAAGAGCTCAGTTGCCCGGTGGTAGCGCTTTCCCAGCTCAACCGCAGCCTGGAGCAGCGGCCCAACAAGCGCCCGGTGAACTCGGACCTGCGGGAATCCGGCGCCATCGAGCAGGATGCGGACGTGATCATGTTCGTCTACCGCGACGAGGTATACAACGAAGACACGTCCGACAAGGGCATCGCCGAGATCATTATCGGCAAGCAGCGGAACGGCCCCATTGGCACCGTTCGCCTGGCCTTTATCGGCAAGTACACCAAATTCGAAGACCTGGCCCACGGCGATTACGGCGGGGATTATTGATGCCACGGAAGACCGTTGCCCGCATTGATACCGGGGCACTTCGCCATAACTATCGTCTTGCCTGCAGGCTGGCCAGCCCGGCCCGGGCAATGGCGGTCATCAAGGCTGATGGCTACGGCCATGGCATAGGTGAAGTGGCACGGGCGCTGGCGGATGAAGCTCCGAAGTTTGCCGTTGCCTGTATTGAAGAGGCTCTGGCCATCCGGGAGGCGGGTGTTGATCATGCGGTGGTATTGCTGCAGGGTCCGCACAGCGTCGAGGATGTCGCCACCAGCGCCCGTGAAGGTTTCGAAATGGTGGTGCACAGCGGCTACCAGCTGGACTGGCTGGAGCAGGCACCGGCCACGCCGAAGTTCTGGCTCAAAGTGAATACCGGAATGAACCGCCTGGGGTTTGCACCTGCTGCTCTGGCGCAGGTGATGGCCCGCTTGAAGGCACATGGCTCAGAAGGGCAGGTTATAGGCTTCGTCACCCACTTTGCCTGCGCGGATGACACTTCCAGTGGTTTCACCGACAAGCAGACCCGGGTCTTTGCCGAGGCCGTGGTTGACTGGCCAGCGCTGGAAAAAAGTGCCGGCAACTCCGCAGCCCACTTTCTCCCCGGCCAGCCGCTGTTTGACTGGAGCCGCCCCGGCATCATGCTGTATGGCGCTTCTCCGACGCTTGGAAAAACCGGGCCGGAACTGGGCCTTGAAGCAGTGATGACGCTGGAAGCCGAGTTGACGGCGGTTCGAACGCTCCAGCCGGGGGAATCCGTGGGTTATGGCTGCTCCTGGACAGCGGAACAGGAAACACGGATGGGAATTGTCGGGATTGGCTACGGTGATGGTTACCCGCGCCACGCCGGCACGGATACGCCGGCCTGGGTGGCTGGTAGCCGTATACGTCTGATCGGTCGGGTGTCCATGGACATGCTGGCGGTAGACCTGACCAACTCTCCGGCCGCCCGTCCAGGAGATACCGTCGAGCTGTGGGGGCGGCATGTGAGTGTCGATGAGGTGGCGCAACACGCAGGTACCATCGGCTACGAGCTGCTTACAGGTATTACAGCCCGGGTGCCCAGGCTGTATGACAGTTCCGGCGATGGGCCAGTGTAGCTCAGGAAGCAACTTCCGGCTCGTGGATGATTTCCTCAATGAAATCGAGAATGGCCGCCAGGCTGCGGTCATCCAGTTTTTTCAGTACCTTGTGGACCACCATCTTGCTGCCTTTGAGCATGCTGCTGATGCCCATCCTGGCCATGCCCATCAGCATGCTGCTGGCATTCAGCCGACGCAGGGGTTCCAGGAAGAAAAAGTCCAGGCCGTTATCGGTCATCTCGACAATCAGTTCAAACAGCTTGTCGATGGCTTCCTTGTCGGCCTTGCCCCGTTCGCGGAGTTCGCTGACAGTGTAAAGGGCGCGGGTGCGCAACTCATCCGGTATGGGCGCGACGATGTGGCTTTGTTGTTTCAGCATATGGGATCCTGTTGTTGTATGCTCGTAGGGTCTGCTCGGTTCTCCGATACGCATTCTATGGGTTGGGGCACAGGTGCCATTGGCTTGAACGGTATCAGGTACCCGTCATATCAGTGATATCCCGGGTATGCGTTCCAACCGTCGGCTTGAACGATTACAGTATGGATAAAGACAGTCGACCGAAACCGGAGGCAATGAGCGCCCGTGCACGTTCTTGTTGTTCATGATTATGGCCCGTTGGGGCGGGTTTTGCTGGAGCGCTTGAGAAAAACGTCGCTTCACGTCAGTCCGTTGCTGATCAGTGAGCTGGAAACGGCGGATCTCACAGCACTGGACGGCTGGATTCCCCAGGATACTGACCTGATTGTGAACGCGTTATGGCTGGCCAACCCGGAAATTGCCGAACAGGATCCAGAGGCTGCCCATAAGGTATCCTTTTCGCTGCCTGTTGCGTTGGCGGAGTATGCCCGCGACCGGAACATGGCCCTGCTGCAGCTGTCGACCTGTTACGTGTTCGATGGCCGCAAGCAAAGTGCCTATATCGCTTCCAACCCTGGCCAGCCCAGCAATGAGCTGGGTAATTGGCAGTGGGAATGCGAGCAGGCAGTACGAACGCTTTTGCCCCGCCATATTATCCTGCGAACGGGCTGGAGCCTGGGGCGTTTTATCCGCAAGGTACAGTCCGTGGCGGCGCGCTCCGATGTCATCAAGCTGCCCGGCAAGTGCCATGGTCAACCGGTGACCGTAAGCGATCTTTCCCGGGTGATGACCGCGATTATTCAGCAGATTGATTGTGGTGCCGAGGTATGGGGAACCTACCAGTATGCCGGTGCAGAGGATATCTCGCTCTATGAGCTGGGCCTGGCCATCACCGGGCTGAGTGGTATTCCCGATGGATTGCGGGTGGTGGATGAGATGCCGGCCTGGGCCGCTCTCGAGCCTGCCAATACCACGATGATCTGCACCAAGATCCGCAATACCTTTGGCGTCAAACAGCTGCCCTGGCGTTCCGGGCTGGCGGAAGAGCTGGAGTTACTTTCGCTGAATGGGGACAGGGAGCTGATTGACGAACCGGCGAGCTGACGGCACCCGGTTCGTGGTCAAGGCAGACAGCGTCATCAGGTGTTCTGACGCGAAAATTCCCGGGTGACTGTCTGCAGTGCTTCCACATCCAGAAGCTCTACCTCCCGCCCCCGGGCGCTGATAATGCCCTGATTCTGGAAACGGGTGAACACCCGGCTGACGGTTTCTACCGCCAGGCCCAGGAAATTGGCAATGTCGTTGCGCGCCATGGGCAGGCTGAAGTTGGTGCCGGACATGCGGCGACGCTGGAACCGGCTGGACAACGACAGCAGCAGTGCCGCAATCCGCTCCTCTGCCGTATTCTTGCTCAGTAACATGGCCAACTGATGGCTGCCCTGGATTTCCTGGCTCATCAGGTGATACATGTGGTGCTGGAGATCCGGCAGGCTACTGGTGAGTTCTTCCAGCTTGTCGACCGGAAACTCGCAGACACTGGTGCGCTCCAGGGTCTTGGCGGTGCAGGCATAGTACTTGCTGCCCAGGCTGTCCAGGCCCACCAGTTCGCCGGGCATGAAGAATCCGGTTACCTGCTCCTCGCCATTCTCACTGATGATGGACGTCTTGATGGCCCCGCTCTTGACCGCAAAGCAGGAGCGAAACGGCGTGCTCTGGTCGAAGATATGCTCGCCGCGATTGAAAATCCGGCCCTGCTGGACAATATCTTCAAGACGGTCAAGTTCATTTTCTTCCAGAGCCAGGGGGAGGCAAAGATTGCTGAGACTGCACTGGTGACAGGATGCCTTGAGGGGGGACGCCTGGTGGAGTCTGATAGGTTGGGCCATGGTAGACGAGCCATCCATTATTGATTCATGTCAAAACCGTACTCTATTACGAACAGTAGGCTTTGCCAATGACTAATGCCATTGACAATTATAAGCATATACCCATTCAGCGGCGCTGAACGGGCCTGGGCGGTCAGTTCGATCGGATTGGCAAAAAATCCTCAGATTTTTTCGAACACCAGAGAGGCGTTGGTGCCGCCGAACCCGAAACTGTTGGACATCACTGTACTGAGATCTGCCTGTTTGGCGTCCGGCCCCACAACCGGCATGCCGGCGATGGTCTCGTCCAGGTTCGTCAGGTTTTTGGTGCCGGCGATAAAGCCGTTCTGCAGCATGATCAATGAATAGATCGCTTCTTGGACACCGGACGCCCCCAGGGAATGGCCAGACAGGGACTTGGTGGAGGAAATCTGCGGTATTTTGTCGCCGAAGACGTTCCGTACGGCTTTCATCTCCGCCACATCACCCACCGGTGTGCTGGTGCCATGGGCGTTGATATAGTCCACCGGCGCTTTCACCGTGGCCAATGCCTGCTGCATGCAGCGCATGGCGCCTTCCCCGGACGGCGCCACCATGTCGTGGCCGTCTGACGTGGCGCCGTAACCCACCAGTTCCGCAATGATGGTTGCACCACGATTGCGGGCGTGCTCCAGCTCTTCCACCACGACCATGCCACCGCCGCCGGCGATCACGAAGCCGTCACGGCCACTGTCGAAGGGTCTTGAGGCCGTTTCCGGAGCATCGTTGTACTTGGTGGACAGGGCACCCATGGCGTCGAAGAGCATGGTCAGGCTCCAGTCCTCTTCTTCACCGCCACCGGCAAACACAATGTCCTGCTTGCCGGCCTGGATCTGTTCGGCGGCATGGCCGATACAGTGGGCACTGGTGGCACAGGCTGACGACATGGAGTAGTTCACGCCGCGAATCTTGAAAGCCGTGGCCAGGCAGGCTGATACCGTGCTGGTCATGATCCTGGGCACCATATAGGGTCCGATGCGCTTCACGCCTTTCTCACGCATGATATCCACCGCTTCCACCTGGCTGGCGCTGGACGCACCGCCGGATCCGGCAATCAGGCCAGTTCGATCGTTGGATACCATGTCATCCGTCAGCCCGGAGGAGGCGATGGCCTGCTCCATGGCGAGGAAACTGTACATTGCCGATTGGCCCATGAATCGTCGGGTCTTGCGGTCGATGACCGAAGTGTCCACATCAACGGAGCCCGCAACCTGGCTGCGGAAGCCCATGTCCCGATAGGTCTCGTTGAAGCGGATACCGGATTTACCGGTTTTGAGGCTTTCCAGCACCGCTTCGGTGGAGTTGCCGAGGCAGGAAACAATGCCCATGCCAGTGATTACAACCCGTCTCATACCTTCCTCCTTTAAAAGGTCTGCTCCGAAAACCGGGCAGATCCTTTTCGCGTCTGACTGTAACTACCAGTCTAGGCGCTTTGGCGTTCGGGCGGTATTTGACCTTGGTAAGGGAGAAACCACTACCTGAAGGAGGCGTCAGGGTTTCTCATTTTTGGCCTGTTGGCGCTCGGCCTCTTCCCGGGCCTCTTTTTCCACCATCTCAGGTGTTTCCAGGGAGATGCGCCCCAGCTTGCCGGAACGGAATTCATTGAGCAGTATCTCCGACACCTTGTGCAGGTCCGGAACGCCGCCACGACCGAGGAATCGTCGCTTCAGTGCAATGCCGTCCATCAGTGCCAGTCCGTCCTGTGGCCTTTCCTCAAACCCGTAGCGCGCCATCACCAGTTCCGGGTACGCCTCCAGCAGATAGTCCGCCTCGAACATGGCCACGTCCTCGAACTCGATCACCGCACTCCGGATGGCGCCACTGATGGCCAGCCGATAACCACAGGCTTCCGGCGACAGCTTGGGCCAGAGGAACCCCGGGGTGTCATACAGCAGCACATTGCCTGGCAGTTTGATGGTCTGCTGTGCCCGCGTCACGGCGGGTTCATTCCCGGTCTTGGCGGCCGGTCGGCCAGCGATGGTGTTGATCAGTGTGGACTTACCGACATTGGGAATGCCCAGAATCATCACCCGCAGAGCCCGCTTCTGACGATCGTGGCCAGGCGTCATCTCACCCGCCAGGCGCAGGATATCCAGTGCTTCCGCCCGCTGGTTGTGGGTCATGGTAATGGCGCGCACGCCACGCTCCTGCTCCAGCCAGGTCAGCCACCGGTCGGTGATGGCCGGGTCGGCAAGATCACGCTTGTTGAGCACCTTGATCACCGGCGTATCGCCCCGCAGGGCAGGGACCAGCGGGTTTTCACTGCTGAACGGCAGACGTGCGTCGACGACCTCAATGATGAGATCCATCTGGGGCATTATCTTTTTGATCTCCTTGCGGGCTTTGTGCATATGCCCTGGAAACCAGTTAATGGCCATGTTTGGTACTCCGGAAATGGCTGAACGGCGCCATTATGGACGGGAATGACTAAATTTTCACATTTCTCTTAACCCGCCTGTGGCGGGAGCTGAGGGTTTCGAGGGTGTGAAGTGTGTATAAAAAGAGGAGGGGTCGGGGTGAAATGCCCAGTTGTTTTGTTTTAGGGTGTAGTTCTCGCAAACCTAAAGCGACCAAAAACCAACTAGTGGAGATATCTATGAAGCTCGTGAAACTGTTCGGAATTGCCCTGATTGCACTTGGGTTGTCTTCTCCGGCGATGGCGCAGCAATCTGGCGGGCAGCCGGACCAGGTTGATCAGCTGGCGCAGATGGTTGGCCTGAGTGACGACCAGCAGAAAGAAATCCGTGGCATCATCGAAGAGATGCAGGCTGAGATTCAAGAGCTTCAGGGCGAAGCCCAGCAACTGCAGCAGCAGATCCAGGCGCAGATCAAGCCGGATTATGACGAAGACGAGATTCGCGAAAAAGCGGAAGAGCTTGGTGACGTCACTGGCGAGATGACAGCCATGTCCACCCTCATGCAGGCCAGGGTTGATGCAGTCTTCACTGAAGCGCAGCGCGAAGAGCTGAACAAGCGTATGCAGCAAATGCAGCAGCAGATGCAACAGCGCCGCCAGATGCAGCAGCAACAACCGCAGGGTATGCAGTAAGCCCCGGTAGTATCGCCTGCCTTCCGGGTTAACACCCGGAGCATGAAAAAACCGCCCTGGCTTCTGGCCCTGGCGGTTTTTTTGTGCCTGTAGCCTGCTGGTTGGGAGTCAGGTCGCGGCGGGAAGGGCCTACACCGGTGCGACTATCGCCAATCTCAGAAGGCTAGGGGAACGAGAACTCCAAAACTCACCCCCGAATGCCGAACGGCTTAACCAGCACAATAAGCCGAGGCAACAGGGTAAGGGCGCCAACCAGAGCCATAAACATGGCAAAGCCGGTGAACAAACCGAAGTAGATGGTCGGAATAAAGTTCGAGAGCACCAGGATTGAGAAACCGGTGATGATCGTCAGCGAGGTGAAGAACATCGCCTGACCGATACTGCGGTGGCAGCGGTGCATGGTGGCGATGTAGTCGCCGTCTTTCTCGAACTCGGTCTTGAAGCGGTGGATATAGTGGATGGTATCGTCCACCGCAATCCCCACGGTAATCGCCGCCACCGTAATCGTCATCATATCCAGCGGAATACCCAGCCAGCCCATCAGACCCAGCACCGAGCCCGCGGCAATCAGGTTCGGCGCCATACCGATCAGCGCCAGCTTTATCGACCGGAACAGGATCAGGAACATGATCATGATGGCCAGGAATACCACGCCCAACGTCTTGATCTGGGACTCGAACAGGCTTTGCAGCATGTTGTTGTACATCACCGTCATCCCCGTGAGCTGGATCTGGTTGTCTTCAAAGCCCATTTCTTCGGTCAGGTGAGTACGTATGCGGTCCAGCAACGCCTGGCGGCGCAGGTCCGGTGAGGTCTCCAGAATGCGGATACTGAAACGGGCCTGGTCGTGTTCCTCGCTGATGTAGGGTGTCAGCAGGATATCCTGCAGATCGTCTGGCACCGCCGAGGGCACAAAGGCCAGCTCCAGGGCGTTCAGGGGCTCGCCGCCGTTGACCTGGGCCAGTATGTCCAGCGTGGTTTTGATCGACTGTACCT is a genomic window containing:
- the dnaB gene encoding replicative DNA helicase; translation: MANPNFKPVNSDPETSRIKVPPHSVEAEQAVLGGLMLDNRRFDEISEMISAVDFYRQDHRLIFGAAERLASESEPLDVVTLTEFLERAGDIEDAGGLSYLAELAEKTPGAANIRAYAEIVRERSILRQLVQVSGQISDSAFNPLGRNSNEILDEAERNVFQIAESRVKEGTGPQTINPILTKALSRIEELFESGETTTGLTTGFKDLDEWTSGMQPSDLLIVAGRPSMGKTTFAMNIVENALISTSTPILVFSMEMPADALVMRMLSSLGRIDQSRIRSGKLEEDDWPRLTSAVSLLKDKPLYIDDTPGLSPTEMRSRARRIARENNGQLGLIMVDYLQLMRVPGNTEGRTAEISEISRSLKGIAKELSCPVVALSQLNRSLEQRPNKRPVNSDLRESGAIEQDADVIMFVYRDEVYNEDTSDKGIAEIIIGKQRNGPIGTVRLAFIGKYTKFEDLAHGDYGGDY
- the alr gene encoding alanine racemase, with protein sequence MPRKTVARIDTGALRHNYRLACRLASPARAMAVIKADGYGHGIGEVARALADEAPKFAVACIEEALAIREAGVDHAVVLLQGPHSVEDVATSAREGFEMVVHSGYQLDWLEQAPATPKFWLKVNTGMNRLGFAPAALAQVMARLKAHGSEGQVIGFVTHFACADDTSSGFTDKQTRVFAEAVVDWPALEKSAGNSAAHFLPGQPLFDWSRPGIMLYGASPTLGKTGPELGLEAVMTLEAELTAVRTLQPGESVGYGCSWTAEQETRMGIVGIGYGDGYPRHAGTDTPAWVAGSRIRLIGRVSMDMLAVDLTNSPAARPGDTVELWGRHVSVDEVAQHAGTIGYELLTGITARVPRLYDSSGDGPV
- a CDS encoding sugar nucleotide-binding protein, which encodes MHVLVVHDYGPLGRVLLERLRKTSLHVSPLLISELETADLTALDGWIPQDTDLIVNALWLANPEIAEQDPEAAHKVSFSLPVALAEYARDRNMALLQLSTCYVFDGRKQSAYIASNPGQPSNELGNWQWECEQAVRTLLPRHIILRTGWSLGRFIRKVQSVAARSDVIKLPGKCHGQPVTVSDLSRVMTAIIQQIDCGAEVWGTYQYAGAEDISLYELGLAITGLSGIPDGLRVVDEMPAWAALEPANTTMICTKIRNTFGVKQLPWRSGLAEELELLSLNGDRELIDEPAS
- the fnr gene encoding fumarate/nitrate reduction transcriptional regulator Fnr; its protein translation is MAQPIRLHQASPLKASCHQCSLSNLCLPLALEENELDRLEDIVQQGRIFNRGEHIFDQSTPFRSCFAVKSGAIKTSIISENGEEQVTGFFMPGELVGLDSLGSKYYACTAKTLERTSVCEFPVDKLEELTSSLPDLQHHMYHLMSQEIQGSHQLAMLLSKNTAEERIAALLLSLSSRFQRRRMSGTNFSLPMARNDIANFLGLAVETVSRVFTRFQNQGIISARGREVELLDVEALQTVTREFSRQNT
- the fabB gene encoding beta-ketoacyl-ACP synthase I codes for the protein MRRVVITGMGIVSCLGNSTEAVLESLKTGKSGIRFNETYRDMGFRSQVAGSVDVDTSVIDRKTRRFMGQSAMYSFLAMEQAIASSGLTDDMVSNDRTGLIAGSGGASSASQVEAVDIMREKGVKRIGPYMVPRIMTSTVSACLATAFKIRGVNYSMSSACATSAHCIGHAAEQIQAGKQDIVFAGGGEEEDWSLTMLFDAMGALSTKYNDAPETASRPFDSGRDGFVIAGGGGMVVVEELEHARNRGATIIAELVGYGATSDGHDMVAPSGEGAMRCMQQALATVKAPVDYINAHGTSTPVGDVAEMKAVRNVFGDKIPQISSTKSLSGHSLGASGVQEAIYSLIMLQNGFIAGTKNLTNLDETIAGMPVVGPDAKQADLSTVMSNSFGFGGTNASLVFEKI
- the ylqF gene encoding ribosome biogenesis GTPase YlqF, whose product is MAINWFPGHMHKARKEIKKIMPQMDLIIEVVDARLPFSSENPLVPALRGDTPVIKVLNKRDLADPAITDRWLTWLEQERGVRAITMTHNQRAEALDILRLAGEMTPGHDRQKRALRVMILGIPNVGKSTLINTIAGRPAAKTGNEPAVTRAQQTIKLPGNVLLYDTPGFLWPKLSPEACGYRLAISGAIRSAVIEFEDVAMFEADYLLEAYPELVMARYGFEERPQDGLALMDGIALKRRFLGRGGVPDLHKVSEILLNEFRSGKLGRISLETPEMVEKEAREEAERQQAKNEKP